A genomic window from Anthonomus grandis grandis chromosome 2, icAntGran1.3, whole genome shotgun sequence includes:
- the LOC126750509 gene encoding uncharacterized protein LOC126750509 encodes MWKPQFLFSSVEMAERNAIVNEPDGVAVDGPPSSGTATPAATAATTTAAPLATAATTAAPSVATPDILRMLEALQGQVNALVNRLTASNDRRPARRLSARGADHDHVVVHPWSRGRGHDRDHRRRGRGGHRGRGNGGGSNYFFFIFNK; translated from the exons CGGTTGAAATGGCGGAACGAAACGCa attgtCAATGAGCCCGATGGTGTTGCAGTTGATG GCCCTCCATCATCGGGGACCGCCACTCCTGCAGCGACCGCCGCCACCACCACTGCCGCCCCTTTGGCGACCGCCGCCACCACTGCCGCCCCTTCAGTGGCCACCCCTGATA tactTAGAATGTTGGAGGCCCTGCAAGGGCAGGTCAACGCCTTAGTG aACCGGCTGACAGCAAGCAATG acaGGAGACCTGCAAGGCGCCTCAGTGCCAGGGGGGCGGATCATGACCACGTCGTGGTCCATCCGTGGAGCCGTGGTCGTGGCCACGATCGTGACCACCGTCGCCGTGGACGAGGTGGACACCGCGGCCGTGGAAACGGTGGCGggtccaattattttttttttatttttaataaataa